One part of the Diceros bicornis minor isolate mBicDic1 unplaced genomic scaffold, mDicBic1.mat.cur scaffold_55_ctg1, whole genome shotgun sequence genome encodes these proteins:
- the LOC131403206 gene encoding LOW QUALITY PROTEIN: 5'-3' exoribonuclease 2-like (The sequence of the model RefSeq protein was modified relative to this genomic sequence to represent the inferred CDS: substituted 2 bases at 2 genomic stop codons), giving the protein MGGPAFSRWLSRKSPSIIVDCVEEKPKXCNGVKIPVDASKPNPNDVEFGNLYLDMNGIIHPCTHPEDKPAPKNEDEMMVAIFEYIDRLFNIVRPRXLLYMAIDGVEPRAKMNQQRSRRFRASKEGMEAAVEKQRVREEILAKGGFLPPEEIKERFDSNCITPGTEFMDHLAKCLRYYIADRLNNDPGWKILTVILSDASAPGEGEHKIIDYIRRQRAQPNHDPNTHHCLCGADADLIMLGLATYEPNFTIIREEFKPNKPKPCALCNQFGHEVKDCEGLPREKKGKHDELADSLPCAEGEFIFLRLNVLREYLERELTMASLPFTFDVERSTDDWVFMCFFVGNDFLPHLPSLEIREGAIDRLVNIYKNVVHKTGGYLTESGYVSLQRVQMIMLAVGEVEDSIFKKRKDDEDSFRRRQKEKRKRMKRDQPAFTAGGILTPHALGSRNSPGSQVASNPRQAAYEMRMQNNSSPSVSPNTSFTSDGSPTPIGGIKQKAEDSDSEPEPEDNVRLWEAGWKQRYYKNKFDVDAADDKFRCKVVQSYVEGLCWVLRYYYQVQNEYFPLNL; this is encoded by the exons CCAAAATAATGCAATGGTGTAAAGATTCCTGTTGATgccagtaaacctaatccaaatgACGTGGAGTTTGGTAATCTGTATTtggatatgaatggaatcatccaTCCCTGTACTCATCCTGAAGACAA ACCGGCACCAAAAAACGAAGATGAAATGATGGTTGCAATTTTTGAATACATTGACAGACTTTTCAATATAGTAAGACCAAGATGACTTCTCTACATGGCAATAGATGGAGTG GAACCACGTGCTAAAATGAACCAGCAGCGTTCGAGGAGGTTCAGAGcatcaaaggaaggaatggaagcaGCAGTAGAGAAGCAGCGAGTCAGGGAAGAAATACTggcaaaag GTGGctttcttcctccagaagaaataaaagaaagatttgacagcAACTGTATTACACCA GGAACCGAGTTCATGGACCATCTTGCTAAATGCCTTCGCTATTACATAGCTGATCGTTTAAATAATGATCCTGGGTGGAAAATTTTGACA GTTATTTTATCTGATGCTAGTGCTCCTGGTGAAGGAGAACATAAAATTATAGATTACATtagaagacaaag agcTCAGCCTAACCATGACCCAAACACTCATCATTGCTTATGTGGAGCAGATG CTGATCTCATTATGCTCGGCCTTGCTACATATGAACCCAACTTTACCATtattagagaagaattcaaaccaAACAAACCCAAGCCATGTGCTCTTTGTAATCAGTTTGGACATGAAGTTAAGGACTGTGAAGGTTTgccaagagaaaagaagggaaag CACGATGAACTTGCAGATAGTCTTCCTTGTGCAGAAGGAGAGTTTATCTTCCTTCGTCTTAATGTTCTTCGTGAG tatttggaaagagagctcaccatggccagcctaccgttcacatttgatgtcgagaggagcactgatgactgggtcttcatgtgcttctttgtgggaaatgacttccttcctcacctgccgtcgttagagattcg ggaaggtgcaattgaccgtttggttaacatatacaaaaatgtggttcacaaaactggg ggttaccttacagaaagtggttatgtcagtctgcaaagagtacagatgatcatgttagcagttggtgaagttgaggatagcatttttaaaaagagaaaggatgatgag gacagttttagaagacgacagaaagaaaagagaaagagaatgaag agagatcaaccagctttcactgctggtggaatattaacccctcatgccttgggttcaagaaattcaccaggttctcaagtagccagtaatccgagacaagcagcctatgaaatgaggatgcagaataattct AGTCCTTCAGTATCTCCTAATACGAGTTTCACTTCTGATGGCTCCCCGACTCCGATAGGAGGAATTAAGCaaaaagcagaagacagtgacagtgaacctgaaccagaggataacgtcag gctttgggaagctggttggaagcagcggtactacaagaacaaatttgacGTTGATGCAGCTGATGACAAATTCCGTTGTAAAGTTGTACAGTCTTACgttgaagggctctgctgggttcttcgatattattaccaggtacaaaatgaatattttcctctaaatctctag